From Arachis stenosperma cultivar V10309 chromosome 2, arast.V10309.gnm1.PFL2, whole genome shotgun sequence, one genomic window encodes:
- the LOC130962144 gene encoding beta-glucosidase 11-like produces MWKKGFVVVELLLLMLVCSSVLLVVDGLRRDEYPPDFVFGASTSAYQVEGAADEDGRKPSIWDTFAHAGNANMYKGDGDIACDQYHKYKEDVQLMAKMGLDAYRFSISWSRLIPDGKGPINQKGLQYYNNLINELISQGIQAHVTLYHWDLPQTLEDEYGGWVNKKIVRDFTAFANVCFREFGDRVKHWTTINEGNVFSQGGYDIGFLPPQHCSPSSIFNCSKGNSSTEPYLVTHNMLLAHASAATLYRNKYQDKQHGFIGFNLLAFGFVPLTNTSEDIIAAQRAQDFFLGWFLSPFIFGDYPETMKKNVGSRLPIFTKSESNLVKGSIDFVGINFYYSYFVKDNPRSLYIKDRDYTADMAVELTAYTSEETSKDEAQIIPWTLEGLLDSLKNIYGDFPIYIHENGLQTHRNSSLEDWPRIKYLQEYIGSILDMLRNGHDIRGYFVWSFMDVFELLGGYESTFGLYYIDLNDPTLRRQPKLSSQWYSNFLNNRTMDPMVAMQIEKNSLLHNAI; encoded by the exons ATGTGGAAGAAGGGATTTGTTGTggttgaattattattattaatgttgGTATGTTCATCAGTTTTGTTAGTAGTTGATGGTTTGAGAAGAGATGAATACCCGCCTGACTTTGTGTTTGGTGCTTCAACATCTGCTTATCAG GTAGAAGGTGCAGCAGATGAAGATGGAAGGAAGCCAAGCATATGGGATACTTTTGCACATGCCGGCAATG CAAATATGTACAAGGGTGATGGAGACATTGCATGCGATCAATATCACAAATATAAG gAAGATGTCCAACTCATGGCAAAAATGGGATTAGATGCCTACAGATTTTCGATATCTTGGTCAAGACTTATTCCAG ATGGGAAAGGCCCGATCAATCAAAAGGGATTACAATATTACAACAATCTTATCAACGAACTGATAAGTCAAG GAATTCAAGCACATGTTACATTATATCATTGGGACTTACCACAAACTCTTGAGGATGAATATGGAGGATgggttaataaaaaaattgt AAGAGACTTCacagcatttgcaaatgtgtgcTTTAGAGAGTTTGGAGACAGAGTCAAACATTGGACGACAATTAATGAAGGAAATGTTTTTTCACAAGGTGGCTATGATATAGGATTCTTACCACCTCAACATTGTTCACCTTCCTCTATATTTAATTGCTCTAAGGGAAATTCTTCAACTGAGCCATATTTGGTAACACATAATATGTTGTTAGCTCATGCATCAGCTGCAACATTGTATAGGAACAAGTACCAG GACAAGCAACATGGATTTATTGGGTTTAATCTCCTTGCTTTTGGTTTTGTTCCTTTAACAAATACTAGTGAAGATATAATTGCTGCTCAGAGGGCTCAAGACTTCTTTCTTGGGTG GTTTTTGAGTCCATTTATTTTTGGAGATTACCCTGAAACCATGAAAAAGAATGTTGGTTCAAGGCTTCCAATATTCACAAAAAGCGAATCAAATTTGGTGAAGGGCTCAATTGACTTCGTAGGAATAAATTTTTACTATTCATATTTTGTTAAGGACAATCCTAGAAGCCTATATATAAAGGATAGAGATTATACAGCAGATATGGCTGTGGAACTTACGG CTTATACCTCAGAAGAAACATCTAAGGATGAG gctcagattattccatGGACTTTGGAAGGATTGCTTGACTCACTGAAGAATATTTATGGAGATTTTCCAATTTATATTCACGAAAATG GTCTACAAACACACAGAAATTCATCATTGGAGGACTGGCCAAGAATAAAGTATTTACAAGAATACATTGGTAGCATACTTGATATGCTAAG GAATGGACATGATATAAGAGGCTATTTTGTATGGTCTTTCATGGATGTGTTTGAATTATTGGGTGGATATGAATCAACTTTTGGGCTTTATTACATTGATTTGAATGACCCCACTTTGAGGAGACAACCTAAGCTCTCTTCTCAATGGTACTCTAATTTCCTCAACAACAGAACTATGGACCCAATGGTGGCCATGCAAATTGAGAAGAATTCCTTATTACACAATGCTATTTAA